The Oryza sativa Japonica Group chromosome 11, ASM3414082v1 DNA window TTCATAACAGATATTAGGGAAGGCAGGACTTTTGGAAAAGTTATTGCAGGTGCTCATATAATTCCTTTGTTTCTAGCATATGTTTATCATAGGTTCCATGCTGATAgtgtccttttttttaattattacagtCCTGTACACCGTTGAGTTTCAGAAACGTGGCCTCCCACACATACATTGCTTAGTTTGGCTTGCTGCTGCCACTGCTGATGTCTCGGCATCAATCATAGATGGCTTTATTTGTGCCAAAATACCTGACTATGAGTTGGTTAGTGAGTTTATGATGCATGGTCCATGTGGTGATGCCAACAAAAAATGCCCCTGCATGAAAAACAATAAGTGCTCAAAAAATTATCCTAAGAATTTTCAGGACGAAACTATTATCGATGAGAGTGGATTTACAATCTACAGGCGAAGAAATGATGGAAGAACTATCATTAAAAATGGGATCCCTTTGGATAATAGATCGGTTGTACCGTACAATATGAAACTGCTTAAAACATATGAGGCACACATAAACGTTGAATGGTTTGAAAAACGTCGCAAAACGATCAATGCTTACCGAATGGTTTGAAACTAACAAAAAATGCGAGAAGGCCCGTTCACTAACATATTGCGAGTTTCCAAAAGAATGGACATGGGAACCATCCTCTCAAACATGGCATGAGCGAACGCCTGCTCCAAAGATTGGTAGAATTTATTATGTGCATCCAACTGCTGGTGAGCTTTATTACCTTAGAATGCTATTGATGATTGTTAGGGGTGCTCAGAGCTATGCTGACATGCGCACATACAATAACGTTGTTTATAGCACATTTAGGGAAGCATGCGAGGCACAAGGGCTTCTTGAGGGAGATAATGAATGGTTCCTTCTTTTTGATGAAGCAATACTGTCTGCATCCTCAGCACAGCTTAGACAACTTTTTGTGACCATACTCCTTTACTGTTCTGTTAGTGATGTCCACTCATTATTTGATAAGTACTGGATATACATGACAGATGATATAAAAAATAGGCTAAAAAAAGCTCTGGATAACCCACGTTTCGTCATTCCACAGGAtcacttgcttaatttacttTTGCATAAGCTTGTTGCTGTATTTGCGAATAGCGGTggtaatataaaggattttaacCTGCCACATCCAACATCTATTCCAGATGTTCCTGGTAGTAATAGGCTAATTGATGAAGAGCTCGCAATCGATCCACTCATGCTGGCTGTACATGCAGATTCTTTAGTGCAGCAATTGAACGATGAccaatcaaatatttttaacattaTATCTTCTCGTGTTGCTGCTAATAGGCCTGGATTTTTCTTTGTGTCTGGTCATGGTGGGACAGGCAAAACATTCCTGTGGAATGCAATCATCGCAAAACTTAGATCGCAAAACAAAATTGTTCTTGCTGTTGCGTCATCAGGGGTAGCGTCTCTGCTATTGCCTAGAGGCCGAACAGCTCATTCTCGATTTAAAATACCCATCGACATTGATGAAACAAGTATCTATAATATAAAAAGAGGAACTATGCTTGCTGAGCTTTTAACTGAGGCTTCACTAATCATATGGGATGAAGCTCCGATGACGCACAGACGATGCTTTGAAGCACTAGATCGCACTCTATGAGATATTCTTTTAGAAACATATCCTGCAAATTCTATTATACCTTTTGGAGGAAAACCTGTTGTCCTAGGTGGTGATTTCAGGCAAATATTGCCAGTTATTCCTAAGGGATCTCGTTAGAGCATAGTGAATGCATCTATCACAAACTCAGAATTATGGAAACATGTAACAATATTAACTCTGAACATAAACATGAGGTTACTTAATCCAATCCTACCAGAGAGTGAAAGGAAGGACATATATGATTTTAGTCAATGGGTTTTAGCTGTTGGCAATGGTTCTTTGCCTATGATAGCAAGGGAAAATGAGAGCTGTCCAACATGGATCACAATTCCCGATGATTTGCTTGTTATGACTAATGGTGACAAGATATCAGCTATTGTCAATGAGGTGTATCCTGATTTTCTTCATTCTTACAAGGATATTGAATACTTAGCCAGCCGTGCGATTGTTTGTCCTAATAATATAACAGTTGATGAGATCAATGACTATGTTATTGGTTTAATCCCAGGAGATCCAAGGATATACCTCAGCTGTGATACCATATCAAAATGCTCTGAGTTAATCCCAGATTTTGACTTGCTATATCCACCTGAGTTCCTTAACTCAATAAATGCCACTAACTTCCCTACACATAAGCTCATTCTTAAAGAAGGTGCTGTGGTCATGCTGCTGCGAAATCTTAACCAATCAATTGGATTATGTAATGGAACAAGGCTATTAGTCACAGGTTTAGGAGATAGAATCCTACAGTGCACCATACTAACTGGATCAAACATTGGCGAGATTGCTTATATACCTCGAATAACATTAAGCACAACAAAGATGAAATGGCCTTTTACACTGCAAAGAAGACAATTCCCTGTTCGAGTTTGTTATTCAATGACTATCAATAAAAGCCAGGGCCAAACACTCCAGCGAGTTGGCGTATATCTTAGGAGGCCTGTTTTCACACATGGGCAGTTGTACGTTGCTATTTCAAGAGCAACAAGCCGTGCAGGTTTAAAGATACTAATTGAAAATAGTGATGGATCATGTGGCAAGGAAACAAAAAATATTGTCTACACTGAAGTGCTCAGTGCTACACAGGCAGCGGTGCTTTTCTGTGCATCATTTCATATATAAGCTTCTGTTAACCTGCTAAATTAACAACAAAGTAATGTGCATGTCTTCCTGGTGCAGGCTTCGCCGCTCCATGCCTAGCATTTTTGCCCTCACCAGCACACAGATTTGTACATATGTTTTGGAATAAATGGCCTTCTATCCCGAATAGTATAAATTATGTGTATACTACAGAATATATCGCTTACAATCATGTGTACTATTCTGTACGTTGCTATTTCTGTTATACTTTATGTAATTGTTTTACCTATGCTAAAATAATTCTGTGCTTATTGCAGATCAAAGATGGTGCATGTGCTTATTTCGCAGCTTGCATGTGGGGATTTAAACACAAGGATCCTTGCAAGAGTTTCTAGGTTATGGGATTTCTCTGATCTCAATGACAGCAGCAATATTTTCCATACCAATGTGGTCCTACTTGACCAGATGGTAATGATTCAACTATAACAATCTTTCTTGGGTGCTTTCCTTTGCATGTCTGTCATTTTGTCCATGACATTATTGCTTCTCAAAATATGCAGGGAAAAAGCATTCATGCCCAGATTTACCACCCTGTGATTGGAGTACTGAAGCCTCTTCTCCAGGAACAGAAGGTTTACTACATTGACTCATTCACTGTGAGATACGCGAACAGGTCATATAGGCCAGTTGAAAACAACCTGATTATCCTGTTCACTAAATGGCCGACGCTTGAAGAATACATTGACCCCCCTGCTGATTTCCCTAGCGTAACATTTTCATTAACATCCTTTGGAGATATTCCTCCCTTAGTGGACAAGACCTTATTCTATGTTGGTAATAACAAGCATCTATGCCACTGCATTCATCATGTGCATGCTATGCGCTATCATATTGTTGATCCATTTCCTATTCTATTCAGGTAGACGTCATGGGTGTCATCACAGAGGTCGGTGCACCAGCTATTGTGCGTCCTAAGTCAAGAAATACTGATAGTTTAAAGAGGACGATACAGATATGCGATGCAAGGTTAGTTCACTAGAATTACATTTCATAGATTTTTGCACAGCGCTTGCATAGATGCTCGCTATTACACCAATGTCTCTAATATTGACTCACACCATTTTGGTTCTGCTGTTTGTAAACAAAATTAGCAATTCTACGCTTCCTGTCACATTGTGGGGAGACAAGGCAGCTATTTTCGATGCTGACACCATATACAATGCTGGCCAAACTCAACCTCAAGTTATTGTCTTTGTTGGAATGCTTGTGAAAGACTATCCAGGATTGGGTATTTTTCCGCTTCACCTTTCCATTGCTTTGTTATCTATCTTCTACAACTAAAAGTGTGCTTCTATTTATGCAATACCATATAGGTCTGATAGTGACTGGTAGCTCACCATGCCAATGGTATCTTAATCTAGATATTCCTGAAGTGCTGGAGCTAAAAGAAAGGTAATACTGTCTGTTTCACACTATTTGTGATGCTTTTTCATACCCGAACATGGCATCCATTATTCTAAAACATAGCATTATTATATAGCTTTAGCGCAAACTTTCGCGCAATTGCCTGGGTTGACAATCCAGCAACAGGCTACAACCAAGACATtgcagaagagaaaaaaattttaGAGATACTGGCTCTCAATCCTCATAAAAACAGGGTACAACCTTCCCACTTTGTTATCCAACTTTTGCCTGTGCACTTTTCCAGTTATACTAATAGCATGTTAATCTTCATTGTCTGCTTTTGCAGAGTACACGTTTTATAGTCACTGTCactgttaaaaaaatatgcacTGAAAATTCATGGTGGTATAATTCATGTCGCATGTGCTACAGAACTTCCAGACCATACGGTTCCACCTACAAATGCTCTGGCTGTTCCAACATAGGCATACCAGACCCAAGGTTTGTAGCAAGACTCAGCCCAGGTTTTCACATGTTTGCTGATTATAGCCTTAccatagatatatatgtgttgcACGTGTAGGTATAAGGTTGTGCTAATTGCCGGCGATGACAGCTGCGATGCCACGTTTATCCTTTTTGGGAGGATTGCACATCGTCTTATCAGAAGGCCGGTCGAATCTCTGATTGAAGACAATCCACCAAACAGTGAATACATTCCAAGTGAAATCGCAGCACTTATTGATGGCAAGTTTGTATGGAATGTCAGCTTCACGCGTAATACTGTGAAACGAAGTCAGGAATCACTTCAGGTCAACAGCATTGTGTCCACTGCCTCCTCAGGTCACAGCCTGCTGCTCATGCCCCCAGATACTTCACAGGCAACATCAGC harbors:
- the LOC107279372 gene encoding replication protein A 70 kDa DNA-binding subunit B-like, which produces MVHVLISQLACGDLNTRILARVSRLWDFSDLNDSSNIFHTNVVLLDQMGKSIHAQIYHPVIGVLKPLLQEQKVYYIDSFTVRYANRSYRPVENNLIILFTKWPTLEEYIDPPADFPSVTFSLTSFGDIPPLVDKTLFYVDVMGVITEVGAPAIVRPKSRNTDSLKRTIQICDASNSTLPVTLWGDKAAIFDADTIYNAGQTQPQVIVFVGMLVKDYPGLGLIVTGSSPCQWYLNLDIPEVLELKESFSANFRAIAWVDNPATGYNQDIAEEKKILEILALNPHKNRSTRFIVTVTVKKICTENSWWYNSCRMCYRTSRPYGSTYKCSGCSNIGIPDPRYKVVLIAGDDSCDATFILFGRIAHRLIRRPVESLIEDNPPNSEYIPSEIAALIDGKFVWNVSFTRNTVKRSQESLQVNSIVSTASSGHSLLLMPPDTSQATSAIVSAGSSSSVQIAPPVSETSTGSHQAIEPGHNASTPTKLAIGSTTHDTPTSKPCHSTPSKKNIVVSMCHVQSASPSLPTDTKADAKVEEDTSQHASSTPLVAHSAEHKPAKHEENIPQTSPSSLASAIAKKRCLNTSWAH